The Candidatus Thorarchaeota archaeon nucleotide sequence AGTGCGAAGATGCCTATTGAGATCAGTGTGGAGTAGGGGTAACCGATGAGCAGGGCTCCTGACACCAGACAGGCTGCGAAGGGCAGTATCTGAATGGGTGTCTTGAGTCGTGACATGGCAAACACCATGAAGAAGAAGCCGTACCCCACTGCCGCAAAGGCCAAGGCGAGTGAGAACATCACCGCGACAAACTCGAACAGGCCGTACAACACCCAGCCCGCAGCAGGGACGAAGTAACTGATGACGAGCCAGATGAGCTCGAAGACCAGAATGACCTTCAGACCACTGGCTGCGTTCGATATGTCGACGTCGGAGGGCGCGTTGCTGAGCATTATGGTCATCGCAAGGAACGCCACGATCCAGAACAGAGGGTTCAGAACCGTCAGTCCCGAGAACGTGACAAGGAAGGAGTAGACGAACCCCACGATGAGCACCACAGGGTACGACGGGTCGTTCAGGAGGACCTCGTTCGCCTTCAGGTCGATTAGTTGCCGCAGGAGTGCCAGCGCTTCTCCGCCCAGGTGCGCATCAGGCACCAGATAGGTCGCGCCAAGTGCGAAGAACACCAGAAGGAACAATGACACAGCCACTGGTGCGAGATTGATTACGGCATTCCTGAGCGGGCTCGATGGCTTCACATACTTGACATAGCCCAGTACAACCCCGTCATTGGTGAACTCGACATTGATGGGCTTGAACTCCACAATCTTGGTGTTCGTGAGCAGGCACCCAAGCGCGTGCGATGACTCGTGCAGCGCGACTCCGGGACCGACAAGGAAGTACCAGCCTCTGCTGCCGTATGCCTGGGTCGTGCCCAGCAGTGAGTGAGACGCTCTCTCGAGCAGCCAGCCCAAAGCCCACACTAGGAAGAACAGACCAATTGACAGGAGCACTATCACAAAGTATGCGTTCAAGTATCCACCACCCGGCCTAATACACAGGTCTCACGAGAGACCCAACTCCTTTCTCTTGTCCTCTTCGACCTTGGAGACCTCCTCTTCCTTCAGCCGGTCCATCTCCTTTGCCTTCTGGCGCTTGGCCTTCTCCACCTCTTTCTCCTTGGCTCGCTCAATCTCCCTGATACGCCTCTCGCGAGCCTTGCCAGCATCGGCCACGCGCCTTCTCAGCGCATCTGCCCTCTTGTTGAGGTCTCCAATCTGCTTCTGCTTGCTGTCCCGCACTCTGCTGAACTCCCTCTTGGCATCCATGTACTCGCGTTCTGCAGCTTTGTACTTCTCGCGGATTGCATCAAATGCCTCCTCCTTGCTCTTCAGAATCTGACGGTGCCGTTCAATCTCTCCGTCGATGCGTGCCTCAATCCCAGCCAGTTCAGACTCAGCCTTCTGAAGCTCAGCTTTGAAGCGCTCTACGTCGCTGTCAATCTTCTGTATCTTCTTGTCTTTCAGGTATTCGGCGTCGGACATGGTAACGGTTTGAGTACTAGGTTGTATATTAGCTTTCGCGGGACCACACCTGTTTCGCTTGAGGCCGAGTCATGACGGTGCGTCCATGGCGCACGGACTGCGGTAGTCATGTTGCATCGCACTCCAAACTGGTCGACCACTGCAGCAGTTGGTTTTAATAGCGTCCGCCAGCCCATCAGGACACGGGCATCAAGATGAAGACTCTGAAGGAACTCAGGAAGTGTGACCTGTTCACCTTCTTCCGGCTCTCTGAAACCGGACGCATTAAGGAGAAGGATGGTGTGACGAGGGTGACATGCGAACCGGGAGGCTTTCAGAAGAACATCGATATCGAGTTCAGCGTGGGCAAGGGTGAGGTCATTCAGGAAGCCACTATCTTCCTCGAGAGAGCGTGGATAGGAAACGAGAACACTGTGAATCCCTTTGGAAAGGACATCGCCAGGAGCTTCCTGGCAGACGTCCTGCCTCAACGAGACCGTGAACTCCTCGCAAAGTTCCTTGCTGCACTGTGGCAACTCCGAGGCAAGAGCGACCAGGTGATCAGTATCAGGAGCCCGCCCCCTCCCGTGACCGACCCGGATGCACTGAGAGGAATCAGCGTTTACCTTGGCAAGGAGTCCAGGCATGAGTATCATCTGGCCGAGACCGCGGTCATTCTGGAGAACATCGAAAGGAGCGGCAGCCCTTGGCTCAGGATACGAGTGATCAAGAACTGATGCCTGCAGCAAGCATTATCACATGAGCCACATCTGCAGAGGATGCACCGATGAATTGAGCTTCGTGCTCGAGCAGCACAGACTCGATGGTGGACTCGATTCTCGCGCTGTCCAGTTCATGTCCAAGCAGAGCCTTCTCAATGGCCTCTAGTGTCTCCTCTGGATACAGAAAGAAGTCGCCCGTTATCTTCACACTCTTTATCTTCCGTTCAGTCACATCCATATTGACGCGGAGCATCTTTCCGCCACTGACTTTGTAGACCGCCTCTCTCATCACGCTCACCTCAGCAGGTTCCAGCTATCGGTCGAGTACTTCGTCTTCACAAGATGTTCCACATCGGCCTCTTCCTCAGATGTGAGCTTGCCGGGGACCAGCTTGATGCCTAGTGCCTCCGAGAAGCCCTTCTCCATGGCTCTGGCGACCTCTTCCAAGCTGACCCGACGGGAGAGAGCATCACTGATTGATGTCACTCGCTGCTTAACGTCCGTCACGACCTTGTCGGAGATCTTGACGGGGTGGACCTTCAAGACCGAGAACATCGCCTCAACATCGAGCCTGACAAGGACGGTACCATGTTGAAGGAGACAGGAGTGACGACGTGTCTGTGCGTTGCCGGATATCTTCTTCTTCTCCACTAGAATGTCGTTGATGGGCTGGAAGCTAGAAGAGAGTCCGAGCTTGGCAAGGGCAGATATGACACCACCGCACAGCACACGGTACGACTCGGCGATGTCTCGTGGCGCCAACCTGTGGTCCTTCGGAATGATGATGCTGTATGTCACCTCTCCTTCATAGTCATGGTATACAGCGCCCCCTCCGGTCAGCCGCCGCACAGTGGAAACACCCTTCTTCTTACAGTACTCGATGTCCACCTCAGTAGTCATCCCCTGAAACGTGCCAATTGACACCGCAGAGGGCTTCCATCGATACAGACGAAAAGTGGGCGGCACTCGCCCCGCTTCCAGAGAGAGCATTATGGCCTCGTCCATTGCCATGTTGGTGTACGCATCATGCGTCTCGAACTTCAGGAATCGGAACTCATCCATTTGACCTCACCAGTCCTGAATCAGCTATTGCAGCCGCGGTCTCCTCCGGTGTCAGCGGCCGCGGGTAGTTGTACATTGGACCCCTCGGCCGTTCGTTGTAGTATGGCCGATCGCAACCCGGGCAACCAGCAGTCCGGAATGCTGCACCTGATGATAAGACTTGCTGAAGCCACGAGCTTTCCACAGCCAGTGTCAGGTGGCCGTTCCTGTCCTCGTTGACCTTGTCTGGAGTCAGAAGCCGTCGGGATGCAAGGTATAGCACGATCTGAAGGCGTCTGTAGGCTCCGAGGTCTGGCGGCTTCGCATCATGCATGTCAGTGCCCCTAACCCCAGTGAAGGCGAACAGGCTGACCCTGATGCCCGCCTCCAGCATCGTGAATATGAAACGGGCAACATCAGACTCTCGCTCCCCGAGCCCCACAATGACGTGGGTGGTGACATGGCCCCTGTCGAACACAGTGAGGGCCCGCCGCAACGCGTCGTGGTGCAGCTCCCATGTGTAGGAGCTATTGCGTGCTGCTCCCTTGACGCTGTCAAACACCTCGGGTGTGGCAGCATCAATCGCGATACCTATGTCCGTGGCGCCTGCCGCTCGGACTCTCTTCAAGTCTGCTTCGCCCAGAGGAGGAGTACAGATAGAGAGTGGCCCAGTGAAGCTTTCTCTGACTCGTTCGATGACTGTTGCTGCGTCATCTACCATGCCAACATAGTTCAGGCATTGCAGGCAGACACGCCGAGTGCTCTTTGATTCGCCAAGTCGAGCCACCACCTCATCGAGATCCCATGTAGGCCACGATATCCGTGACAGACGGTCGGCAGAGGAGGTGCTGCTACGCGCCTGAGGACAGAAAGCGCAGTTCTCATCGCACTTGCTCTCTGAGTATGTCATCAGATACGCGGTCGAAGAGGCCACCTCACGAAGTCCTTCAATGAGTCCCAGAGCCATTGCAGTGCCGAGCGACACTCTGACTAACGGCGCCAAGATGATCATGAGGGGATGGACGCTCATCCGTTAACAAGTTAACTATCGGTGGTGGTTGCCGATCCCTGAGGCATCCTCTGGTGGTCAGTAAGAACCGCTGTCGCAGTCCCTGCCTGACAGGCATGCAGCAATGCACCGGACGAGTCCGGCCATCCCTGTGCCGTTCTTCGCACTCACGGACACCTTGAACGTCTTGGTCATCGGACCTGCCTGAACATACTTGTAGAGCTCACGGGCAGACGCTTCCACATCGTCGTCGGCACCCAAGTCTGACCTGCAGCCAACGAGCCACAGATACCTCAGTGTGGGCGTGGCCTTGATTGCATCGTAGATGTCTCGTGCATCCCCCACTGACCGTCTTCCCTGAGGAGAACAGTCATACGCAAGAATGGCTGCCTCTGCCATCGTCAGAAAGCCTGTACGAGCCAACCGGGCAAAGTGCTTTGTGCCGCCGACCCAGTCCCATATCTGCAGGATGACTTCCGCATCCTCGCTGACGACCGTCTTGGTAGATATCTTGGTGGACATGGCCTGTGTGCCGTTCGGCCAGTCCATCCGGCCATAGAGCAGCGCATTGACAAGACTTGTCTTGCCTGCCCCCTGAGGACCTACCACAACAACCTTGTGCGGCTTTCTCTCCAACTCGGTACCTCCACATCAGCACTTGGCATCACATGGAATGCCTACGACGACAGGCCAGACAGAGCACGCAACATTCGCCTCGCGTGCCGCTGAGCGAATAGTATTCCCCATGTGAGGCCCAGTAAGAAGCTTGGTGTGATGACGAATAGAGCCCTGATGAGGTGGAAGAGGTATTCGACGATGGCAGGGCCTAGCAATACTTCGTGCCACACTGCAGCATACGAGAACGAACCAGTGAGGAACACGATGAGGCCTAGCAGGAAGACCACTATGTAACGACTTGACCATATGCCCAGCCGGGTGAGAGACTCTAGCGCGTCGGTCTCAGTCTTAGAGCCGAGTGCGCCAACCTCGAACTTCAGAAGGTCTGCCTCCATTTCGGCACAGACCATTGCAACAAAGGCTCCGGAAAACAGCCCGACAAAGACATGCACAAGGATGTTCAGTGAGGCGCCTTGGAGAGTGACCAGCATACCCTCTTTGGGTATGAGTATCACTGC carries:
- a CDS encoding radical SAM protein, encoding MIILAPLVRVSLGTAMALGLIEGLREVASSTAYLMTYSESKCDENCAFCPQARSSTSSADRLSRISWPTWDLDEVVARLGESKSTRRVCLQCLNYVGMVDDAATVIERVRESFTGPLSICTPPLGEADLKRVRAAGATDIGIAIDAATPEVFDSVKGAARNSSYTWELHHDALRRALTVFDRGHVTTHVIVGLGERESDVARFIFTMLEAGIRVSLFAFTGVRGTDMHDAKPPDLGAYRRLQIVLYLASRRLLTPDKVNEDRNGHLTLAVESSWLQQVLSSGAAFRTAGCPGCDRPYYNERPRGPMYNYPRPLTPEETAAAIADSGLVRSNG
- a CDS encoding GTPase domain-containing protein; translated protein: MERKPHKVVVVGPQGAGKTSLVNALLYGRMDWPNGTQAMSTKISTKTVVSEDAEVILQIWDWVGGTKHFARLARTGFLTMAEAAILAYDCSPQGRRSVGDARDIYDAIKATPTLRYLWLVGCRSDLGADDDVEASARELYKYVQAGPMTKTFKVSVSAKNGTGMAGLVRCIAACLSGRDCDSGSY
- a CDS encoding lipoate--protein ligase family protein, translating into MDEFRFLKFETHDAYTNMAMDEAIMLSLEAGRVPPTFRLYRWKPSAVSIGTFQGMTTEVDIEYCKKKGVSTVRRLTGGGAVYHDYEGEVTYSIIIPKDHRLAPRDIAESYRVLCGGVISALAKLGLSSSFQPINDILVEKKKISGNAQTRRHSCLLQHGTVLVRLDVEAMFSVLKVHPVKISDKVVTDVKQRVTSISDALSRRVSLEEVARAMEKGFSEALGIKLVPGKLTSEEEADVEHLVKTKYSTDSWNLLR